A genomic stretch from Aedes albopictus strain Foshan chromosome 2, AalbF5, whole genome shotgun sequence includes:
- the LOC134286708 gene encoding uncharacterized protein LOC134286708, translated as MDTCEACGIQTDDSLVQCDRCDSWWHFGCVGVSDSISEKSFICTKCFNTTPPPPPPHHNEDLRLPPIDTMSVSSKRSSISNASARARLNLERLEVKKVLAEKMLNLELREQERKLELARMQKEGELERRKLEIQRDYEEEKLRLMEEELLDAADRSLRSQQSSNSKVRQWRSQMQLGGACSTMQSPAANEVLGDREAPTATTTTTTTSVERITTVSGTGGETSGRQPAGDSGIETATHSVARMATGTGIGTVRKQPSNSAHKGETVNSFPPPPAAPPNQVVPERYRNEFPVGEAGFGPETVTTIRPAPVIPAQHTACGSSLGLPGMRSDPPMSDSQWGNSFEVQQPSQNASAGQGSSSFVTSSHPERQPGTHVQSSIRHQVDGPSSTQLAARQVMPRDLPMFSGNPEDWPVFISSFANSSQACGYTDAENLIRLQRCLKGPALEAVKSRLLFPAAVPHVIATLETLYGKPEHLIFMLLKKVREVPAPRPDKLETLIGFGMAVQNLCDHVEMGQQVAHLNNPTLLYELVDKLPANLKLDWAMFKQQAPITNLRTFAQFMSRLVTAAADVTLHMDPRTTQRGKPEKSREKNFLGAHSGSRRTEYPTKSDVPVGQSTRSENFVTCLVCKEPGHKVRECKKFADMAVENRWKAVQTHSLCRTCIGAHGKRPCKSKKLCDVNGCQARHHSLLHSHGNQGEPETAHGITNHHFVDRSSLFRILPVTLYANNRSIMVYAFLDDGSSRTLIEEDVVKYLGNEGEVNPLCLQWTANVKRIEKKSMKVSLEISGEQKKHLYQLVDVRTVNRLDLPRQSIRYTEMVKKYPYLGGLPIKDYEDAVPKILIGNDNSHLAAVLKIREGNPQEPIAAKTRLGWIIYGSVPGSSENALSFHICSCESDSSLHELVKQYFSVESLGVKIIDGPQSREIQRASRILESSTKRIGQRYETGLLWRFDVFEFPDSYQMAVKRMVCLERRMAKNATIGESVRKQMVEYQEKGYIHRATEAELKEADPRRTWYLPLGVALNPKKPEKIRIFCDAAAMVDGVSLNSMLLKGPDLLSSLPAVLFGFRERRYALCADIKEMFHQIQIKKEDRHAQRLLWRDSPDEDPAVYIMDVATFGSTCSPCSAQYVKNINAVEHAAEFPAAAEAVIKKHYVDDYLDSADTIDEAVQQAEEVRIVHSRGGFHIRNWMSNSEEVLRRVGEPSTATKKHLTLDKSGVTERILGMLWCPDKDEFTYSTSLEVTTHPPTKRIVLRAVMSLFDPLGLMSFFVIHGKVLIQDIWRAKTDWDEPIPERLCRRWFQWTKLCEQLNCVRIGRCYFPDRGPGDLESLQLHVFVDASEGAYACVAYFRAVYSGKVECALVAAKSKVAPLKSLSIPRLELQAAILGVRLKKMIREAHSLPIDECFYHTDSKNVLAWINSDHRNYRQYVAVRIGEILTESNEREWRWIPTKENVADDATKWGNGPCFSPACRWFRGPEFLYRSEKEWPVDNQVKYETSEEIRACLVHREDTNTETIEWSRFSNWKRLWRSVAYVQRFLSNLRKKVRGEPLQYGTLTQEELIASETSIWRLVQEAAYGEELRVLETAKRESVRAKLERNSKLRQLSPFLDTAGVLRSESRIQKAYFASYDTRCPIILPKDNPVTVLLVESYHRKYLHANGETVLNEMRQRFYISGHRTLIRSVTKRCNLCRIRKAVPIVPRMAPLPSARLQAYVRPFSYVGLDYCGPLAVRVGRATTKRWIALFTCLTIRAVHLEVVHSLSTESCKLAVRRFVARRGAPSEVYSDNGTNFVGASNELRREIENIGAGLAETFTNTHTKWCFNPPSAPHMGGSWERLVRSIKTALEAMYTTRTPDEETFATLIIEAEAVVNSRPLTFIPVDPGQREALTPNHFLLMSSSGVTQPARALEEASKACRNSWNLCRVMVDSFWRRWIREYLPTIARRTRWFEDVKPVDVGDLVIVVAEGIRNGWTRGRTLEVIRGTDGRVRQAIVQTSTGVIRRPVAKLARLDIDGNIVQSSSDPSYGSGNVADLRATVECPSSELPRSSI; from the exons ATGGACACGTGTGAGGCATGCGGTATTCAGACGGACGATTCCTTGGTCCAGTGTGACCGATGCGATTCTTGGTGGCACTTCGGGTGCGTCGGAGTGAGTGACAGCATCAGCGAGAAGAGCTTCATCTGCACGAAATGCTTCAACACTACTCCcccaccaccgccgccgcatCATAATGAGGATTTGCGATTACCACCCATCGATACCATGTCTGTGTCATCCAAAAGGTCGTCGATCTCGAATGCGAGCGCTCGAGCTCGGCTAAATCTAGAGAGGCTCGAAGTTAAGAAAGTTCTCGCCGAGAAAATGCTAAACCTAGAGCTACGGGAACAAGAGAGGAAGCTCGAACTCGCCCGCATGCAGAAGGAGGGAGAATTGGAACGCAGGAAACTGGAGATACAACGAGATTACGAGGAAGAGAAGCTACGTCTGATGGAGGAAGAGCTGCTTGATGCTGCTGATAGGAGTCTACGTTCCCAGCAGAGCAGTAATAGTAAGGTACGACAGTGGAGAAGTCAAATGCAACTCGGCGGAGCCTGTTCGACGATGCAATCCCCTGCAGCGAACGAGGTTCTGGGCGATCGTGAAGCACCGACTGCCACGACGACGACTACTACGACATCTGTGGAACGCATTACTACGGTAAGCGGCACCGGTGGTGAAACCAGCGGTAGGCAACCAGCCGGCGACTCTGGCATTGAAACAGCGACGCACTCAGTAGCGAGGATGGCAACGGGTACCGGAATCGGGACGGTTCGCAAGCAGCCATCGAACAGCGCACACAAAGGCGAAACGGTAAACTCTTTCCCACCCCCTCCGGCGGCTCCG CCCAATCAAGTTGTTCCTGAACGGTACCGTAATGAGTTTCCCGTTGGCGAGGCAGGATTTGGACCCGAAACGGTGACGACGATTCGACCAGCACCGGTGATACCAGCACAGCACACAGCGTGCGGTTCATCTCTAGGACTTCCGGGGATGAGATCGGACCCACCGATGAGCGATTCACAATGGGGGAACAGCTTTGAAGTTCAACAGCCAAGTCAGAATGCCAGTGCGGGACAGGGATCATCGTCGTTCGTCACATCTAGCCATCCCGAGAGGCAACCAGGGACACATGTTCAATCCAGCATACGTCATCAAGTCGACGGGCCTTCTTCAACTCAGCTAGCAGCCCGGCAAGTAATGCCAAGAGATTTGCCGATGTTTTCTGGGAACCCGGAAGATTGGCCAGTATTCATCAGCTCGTTCGCCAACTCTTCCCAGGCCTGTGGATATACGGACGCTGAAAACTTAATACGTTTGCAGCGATGTCTCAAGGGACCAGCGTTGGAGGCTGTTAAAAGTCGCTTACTGTTTCCTGCTGCAGTTCCCCATGTAATCGCTACTTTGGAGACATTGTATGGGAAGCCGGAACACCTGATTTTCATGCTACTCAAAAAGGTTCGAGAAGTTCCAGCACCGAGACCGGACAAGCTGGAGACCCTGATCGGCTTCGGAATGGCAGTGCAAAACCTGTGCGATCACGTGGAGATGGGACAACAAGTGGCACACCTCAACAACCCTACTCTTCTGTACGAGCTGGTGGACAAGCTACCGGCCAATTTGAAGCTGGATTGGGCGATGTTCAAGCAGCAAGCTCCGATCACCAACTTGCGAACATTTGCGCAGTTTATGTCAAGGCTGGTAACTGCTGCGGCAGATGTTACGCTCCACATGGATCCGAGAACGACGCAGCGTGGAAAGCCGGAGAAATCGAGGGAAAAGAATTTTTTGGGAGCACACAGCGGATCGAGAAGAACGGAGTATCCTACAAAATCAGACGTTCCTGTAGGCCAGTCAACTCGGTCGGAGAATTTCGTTACGTGCCTTGTGTGCAAGGAACCTGGCCACAAGGTTAGGGAATGCAAAAAGTTTGCGGACATGGCCGTGGAGAATCGCTGGAAAGCTGTTCAAACCCATTCACTTTGCCGAACATGCATTGGCGCGCACGGAAAACGACCATGCAAGTCCAAGAAACTTTGTGACGTGAACGGGTGTCAAGCGAGACATCATTCTCTTCTTCATTCACATGGTAACCAAGGGGAACCAGAGACTGCGCACGGAATCACCAATCACCACTTCGTTGATCGTTCGAGTCTTTTCCGCATTCTACCGGTGACGCTGTATGCCAACAACCGCTCTATCATGGTGTACGCCTTCCTTGACGACGGATCGTCGAGAACCCTGATTGAAGAGGATGTCGTAAAGTACCTGGGAAACGAAGGGGAAGTGAATCCACTGTGCTTGCAGTGGACAGCGAATGTTAAGAGAATCGAGAAAAAATCGATGAAGGTTAGCCTGGAGATTTCCGGAGAACAGAAGAAGCATCTCTACCAGCTGGTCGATGTCCGAACAGTGAACCGTCTAGACCTTCCTCGACAGTCAATCCGCTACACGGAAATGGTGAAGAAGTACCCTTATTTGGGCGGACTACCAATCAAGGATTATGAAGACGCTGTCCCTAAGATCCTCATCGGTAACGATAATTCCCATCTTGCAGCCGTGTTGAAGATCCGCGAAGGCAATCCTCAAGAGCCCATCGCCGCAAAAACACGTCTGGGGTGGATCATCTACGGATCGGTGCCAGGCAGCAGTGAGAACGCATTGAGCTTCCACATCTGCAGCTGCGAATCGGATTCATCGCTTCACGAGCTGGTGAAGCAATATTTTTCTGTGGAAAGCCTCGGGGTGAAGATTATCGACGGTCCACAGTCACGAGAGATCCAGAGGGCAAGTCGCATACTGGAGAGTTCGACGAAGCGGATCGGGCAGCGCTACGAGACCGGCTTGCTTTGGAGGTTCGACGTGTTTGAGTTTCCGGATAGCTATCAGATGGCCGTAAAACGAATGGTGTGTCTTGAGCGGCGCATGGCGAAGAATGCGACTATAGGAGAAAGCGTGAGGAAGCAGATGGTCGAATACCAGGAAAAAGGATACATCCACCGGGCGACAGAAGCGGAATTGAAGGAAGCGGATCCAAGGAGGACTTGGTATCTCCCTTTAGGAGTAGCCTTAAATCCCAAGAAACCGGAGAAGATCCGAATATTCTGTGATGCTGCGGCTATGGTAGATGGAGTATCTTTGAACTCCATGCTTTTGAAGGGGCCAGATCTCCTGAGCTCTCTGCCCGCCGTTCTATTCGGGTTCCGAGAGAGACGCTACGCCCTCTGTGCCGACATCAAGGAGATGTTCCATCAGATCCAAATCAAGAAAGAAGACCGGCACGCTCAGCGACTGTTGTGGCGTGATTCCCCGGACGAAGATCCAGCAGTTTACATCATGGACGTCGCTACCTTCGGTTCTACCTGCTCCCCTTGTTCGGCACAGTATGTAAAAAACATCAATGCTGTCGAACATGCAGCGGAGTTTCCGGCGGCAGCGGAGGCTGTTATCAAGAAACATTATGTCGACGATTATCTGGACAGCGCGGACACTATCGACGAAGCAGTGCAGCAGGCTGAGGAAGTGCGAATCGTTCATTCCAGAGGAGGTTTCCATATCAGGAACTGGATGTCAAATTCAGAGGAAGTTCTTCGACGGGTCGGGGAACCCAGTACGGCTACGAAAAAGCACCTGACCCTGGATAAAAGCGGCGTAACGGAACGTATTCTGGGAATGCTGTGGTGTCCCGATAAGGATGAATTTACCTACTCCACGAGCTTGGAAGTGACCACACATCCACCGACTAAGCGCATAGTTCTACGAGCGGTCATGAGTCTGTTTGACCCATTAGGATTGATGTCATTCTTTGTCATCCACGGCAAGGTGCTCATACAGGATATTTGGAGGGCAAAAACGGACTGGGACGAGCCAATCCCGGAGAGATTATGTCGAAGATGGTTCCAGTGGACGAAGCTATGTGAACAGCTAAACTGTGTTCGCATTGGCCGTTGTTATTTCCCGGATCGTGGTCCTGGAGACTTAGAATCGCTACAACTTCACGTTTTTGTAGACGCTAGTGAAGGAGCCTACGCCTGCGTAGCGTACTTCAGGGCTGTGTACAGCGGAAAGGTGGAATGTGCGCTGGTTGCTGCAAAATCCAAGGTGGCACCGTTGAAGTCCCTGTCCATCCCTCGTTTGGAGTTGCAGGCCGCAATACTGGGTGTACGGTTGAAGAAGATGATTCGCGAAGCGCACAGTTTACCAATCGACGAATGTTTCTACCACACAGACTCCAAGAATGTATTAGCCTGGATAAATTCGGATCACCGAAACTATCGACAGTACGTGGCCGTCAGGATCGGGGAGATACTGACCGAGTCGAATGAGAGAGAATGGCGCTGGATTCCGACGAAGGAAAACGTTGCTGATGACGCTACGAAGTGGGGAAATGGACCCTGCTTTTCGCCAGCTTGTCGGTGGTTCCGAGGACCTGAATTCCTGTACCGGTCGGAAAAAGAATGGCCGGTAGACAACCAAGTCAAATATGAGACATCGGAAGAAATTCGGGCATGCCTGGTTCATCGGGAAGACACTAATACGGAAACGATCGAATGGAGTCGTTTTTCAAACTGGAAGCGGCTGTGGCGAAGTGTGGCGTACGTGCAAAGATTCCTGAGCAACCTGCGGAAGAAAGTGCGTGGCGAACCTCTACAATACGGAACGTTGACGCAAGAGGagctgattgcttcagaaacctcTATTTGGCGGCTGGTACAAGAAGCAGCCTACGGAGAAGAACTTCGAGTCCTGGAGACAGCGAAACGAGAAAGTGTACGAGCAAAATTGGAACGGAACAGCAAGCTACGTCAGCTATCACCTTTCCTGGATACCGCGGGAGTATTGCGCTCAGAGAGCCGCATTCAGAAGGCGTATTTTGCGTCATATGACACCAGATGTCCTATAATACTTCCCAAGGATAACCCAGTTACGGTGCTACTAGTAGAGTCGTATCATAGGAAGTACCTCCATGCGAACGGTGAGACGGTGCTAAACGAGATGCGGCAGCGGTTCTACATTTCCGGCCATCGAACGCTGATACGTTCTGTTACGAAACGCTGCAATCTGTGTCGGATTAGGAAAGCCGTACCCATTGTTCCACGAATGGCCCCGCTTCCTTCGGCTAGACTTCAGGCTTACGTTCGACCCTTTTCCTACGTAGGACTGGACTATTGTGGTCCCTTGGCAGTTCGTGTAGGCAGAGCAACAACGAAAAGGTGGATTGCTCTGTTTACGTGCTTGACTATCCGTGCCGTCCACTTGGAAGTCGTGCACTCACTCAGCACGGAATCCTGTAAGCTGGCTGTTCGTCGTTTCGTTGCCCGCCGTGGTGCACCTTCGGAAGTGTACAGCGACAATGGCACCAATTTTGTTGGTGCCAGTAACGAGCTTCGACGGGAGATAGAGAACATCGGTGCTGGACTCGCAGAAACCTTCACCAACACCCATACAAAATGGTGCTTCAATCCACCTTCAGCGCCCCACATGGGCGGGTCGTGGGAGAGATTGGTGAGATCGATCAAGACGGCGCTGGAAGCGATGTATACTACAAGAACTCCAGATGAGGAAACTTTCGCAACCCTGATCATCGAAGCGGAAGCCGTTGTGAACTCTCGTCCACTGACTTTCATTCCGGTGGATCCGGGACAGCGAGAGGCCTTAACGCCAAATCATTTTTTATTAATGAGTTCGAGCGGAGTAACACAGCCGGCGAGGGCATTGGAGGAGGCCAGTAAAGCGTGTAGGAACAGCTGGAACCTGTGTCGGGTCATGGTGGACTCGTTCTGGCGTCGGTGGATACGTGAGTATCTACCCACGATTGCCCGGAGGACTAGATGGTTTGAGGATGTGAAGCCGGTAGATGTTGGGGACCTGGTAATCGTTGTAGCCGAAGGAATACGGAATGGATGGACAAGAGGTCGGACCCTTGAAGTAATTCGAGGAACGGATGGTAGAGTACGGCAGGCAATCGTCCAGACGTCGACTGGAGTCATTCGTCGGCCGGTTGCGAAGCTAGCGCGTTTGGATATTGATGGTAACATTGTCCAGAGCAGTTCCGATCCAAGTTACGGGTCGGGGAATGTTGCCGATTTGAGAGCCACTGTTGAATGCCCCTCGTCTGAGTTACCACGATCGTCTATCTAA